A portion of the Oncorhynchus gorbuscha isolate QuinsamMale2020 ecotype Even-year unplaced genomic scaffold, OgorEven_v1.0 Un_scaffold_554, whole genome shotgun sequence genome contains these proteins:
- the LOC124018655 gene encoding uncharacterized protein LOC124018655: MDVESQKSARPRGRCLDVFLVGSVVLLFLTVATVVVMGTLALVELRSEIGVKPYIVDMQGTSETHHGVPRSTPAYKMQNLAYVQLTSATMENRTMSWSQVEHGLESSVGDLYKYNLQQHTLQTKQDGFYFLYLDLQLTCTAKCGRGILVVQLASHGDEKLTCQVELPEWSESNPVTTVTRKCWKVTRLDSKSRLMGRMVVPKAQDTFWKLDGNGSGMGVFLVA; encoded by the exons ATGGATGTGGAATCTCAGAAGAGCGCACGCCCCCGTGGACGGTGCCTGGACGTTTTCTTGGTCGGTTCTGTCGTTTTGCTCTTCCTGACGGTGGCGACAGTTGTTGTCATGGGAACTTTGGCTCTTGTGGAGCTACGGTCAGAGATCGGGGTTAAACCTTATATTGTGGATATGCAAGGTACATCGGAGACGCACCATGGCGTGCCCCGTTCCACGCCCGCGTACAAG ATGCAGAACTTGGCCTACGTGCAACTCACCTCCG CCACGATGGAGAACAGGACAATGTCCTGGTCCCAGGTCGAACATGGACTGGAGTCCTCTGTTGGAGATCTGTACAAATACAACCTTCAGCAACATACATTACAAACCAAGCAGGATGGCTTCTACTTCCTGTACCTGGACCTTCAGCTCACCTGTACCGCCAAATGTGGGCGGGGCATCCTCGTCGTCCAGCTTGCAAGTCACGGTGACGAAAAGCTCACCTGCCAGGTGGAGCTCCCAGAGTGGTCAGAGTCAAACCCTGTGACAACGGTAACCAGGAAGTGCTGGAAGGTGACACGACTGGACTCAAAGAGCCGGTTAATGGGCCGTATGGTGGTGCCGAAAGCGCAGGACACGTTCTGGAAACTGGACGGGAACGGATCCGGAATGGGAGTTTTCTTAGTGGCTTAA